The Mycolicibacterium flavescens genome has a segment encoding these proteins:
- the gdhB_2 gene encoding short-chain alcohol dehydrogenase, with the protein MPDAPPLRVAVVGASAGLGRCIGVGLAKQGARVAFLARRRDRLENAAKEAGSGAVAVACDVTDANACQRAMTAVVEEFGGLDALVYTTGVGILAPLTDVTAEQWANLFATNVTGASLITAAAAPHLAADAGSAVYLSSLSASYSAPWPLLGAYAVSKAALDKLVEAWRIEHPNIGFTRLAVGDCFGGEGDSQTEFNKTWDPEAMEKAIRLWMDRGEMQGGLVEADHLVDVVHNVLRCGNSSFIPYLTLAPRPSGAVAELRQW; encoded by the coding sequence ATGCCAGACGCGCCACCACTGCGAGTCGCCGTAGTCGGAGCATCTGCGGGTCTCGGCCGCTGCATCGGTGTCGGGCTCGCGAAGCAGGGTGCCCGGGTCGCGTTCCTCGCGCGGCGTCGTGACCGCCTCGAGAACGCCGCCAAGGAGGCGGGCAGCGGTGCGGTGGCCGTCGCGTGTGACGTCACGGACGCGAATGCCTGTCAACGCGCCATGACAGCCGTCGTCGAAGAATTCGGCGGTCTCGACGCGCTGGTCTACACGACCGGCGTCGGTATTCTCGCCCCGCTGACCGACGTGACAGCCGAGCAATGGGCGAATCTCTTCGCCACCAACGTCACCGGTGCATCGCTCATCACCGCGGCGGCTGCACCTCATCTCGCCGCCGACGCGGGTTCGGCGGTCTACCTCTCGTCGCTCAGCGCTTCTTACTCCGCCCCGTGGCCCCTGCTGGGTGCCTACGCGGTATCGAAGGCAGCGTTGGACAAATTGGTCGAGGCCTGGCGGATCGAACACCCCAACATCGGCTTCACCCGCCTGGCCGTCGGCGACTGCTTCGGCGGCGAAGGCGACTCGCAGACCGAGTTCAACAAGACCTGGGATCCCGAAGCAATGGAAAAGGCGATCCGGTTGTGGATGGATCGCGGCGAGATGCAGGGCGGTCTGGTGGAGGCCGATCACCTCGTTGACGTCGTGCACAACGTACTTCGTTGCGGAAACAGCAGTTTCATCCCCTACCTGACACTGGCTCCCAGACCGTCGGGCGCGGTGGCCGAACTTCGACAGTGGTGA
- a CDS encoding NAD-dependent aldehyde dehydrogenase → MTHESRMLIDGKLVESETGRQFDNVNPATEEVLGGTADGTRADMERAVAAARHAFDHTDWSRDGQARAAGLRQLQTALEAEREEIRSELIAEAGCPLLSTFGPQLDVPLKEALGWPADMISQFPWRRTLPDKDAFGMGTLAAREVWKEPVGVVGVVTPWNFPFEIILNKIGPILAMGNTMVLKPAPDTPWNATRIGRIIGEQTDIPPGVINIVTSSDHLVGEVLSTSPLVDMVAFTGSTATGRRIMKAAADTVKPTFLELGGKSVYLVLDDDGDISASVGGSAFISMHAGQGCAMPTRLLVPHSRYAEAVEIVKVAMEKNKYGDPTDPSVLQGPQVSKRQQDRVMGYIAKGKQEGARVVTGGNVPSHLEKGFFVEPTVFADVDNRMTIAQEEIFGPVLSVIGFDDDDDAVRIANDSIYGLSGVVFANDLDRAKSVASRIRTGTLGINGGLWYGADAPFGGYKQSGIGRQCGIEGLEIFTETKTVGWPKEA, encoded by the coding sequence GTGACACACGAATCGCGCATGCTCATCGACGGCAAGCTCGTCGAATCAGAAACAGGCCGGCAGTTCGACAACGTCAACCCCGCGACCGAGGAGGTCCTCGGCGGCACCGCCGACGGCACCCGCGCCGACATGGAACGGGCGGTGGCGGCCGCCCGCCACGCGTTCGACCACACCGACTGGTCGCGAGACGGACAGGCCCGTGCTGCCGGACTGCGTCAACTGCAGACGGCGCTCGAGGCCGAACGCGAGGAGATCCGCAGCGAGCTCATCGCGGAGGCCGGCTGCCCGCTGCTGAGCACGTTCGGACCACAGCTCGACGTGCCGCTCAAGGAAGCCCTGGGTTGGCCGGCCGATATGATCAGCCAGTTCCCCTGGAGGCGAACACTTCCCGACAAGGATGCGTTCGGCATGGGCACCCTCGCTGCCCGTGAAGTGTGGAAGGAACCTGTCGGAGTCGTCGGCGTCGTCACGCCGTGGAACTTTCCGTTCGAGATCATCCTCAACAAGATCGGGCCGATTCTCGCGATGGGTAACACGATGGTGCTCAAGCCCGCACCCGACACCCCGTGGAACGCCACCCGCATCGGCCGGATCATCGGCGAGCAGACCGACATCCCGCCCGGGGTGATCAACATCGTCACCTCGTCGGATCATCTGGTCGGCGAGGTGCTCTCGACCTCTCCCCTCGTCGACATGGTGGCCTTCACCGGGTCGACGGCGACCGGCCGGCGCATCATGAAGGCCGCCGCCGACACCGTCAAACCGACATTCCTCGAACTCGGCGGCAAGTCGGTGTATCTGGTGCTCGACGACGATGGCGACATCAGTGCATCGGTGGGCGGCAGCGCGTTCATATCTATGCATGCCGGGCAAGGCTGCGCCATGCCGACCCGGTTGCTGGTGCCCCACAGTCGCTACGCCGAGGCGGTCGAGATCGTCAAGGTCGCCATGGAGAAGAACAAGTACGGTGACCCCACCGACCCCTCCGTGCTGCAAGGCCCTCAGGTTTCGAAGCGCCAGCAGGACCGGGTGATGGGTTATATCGCCAAGGGTAAGCAGGAAGGGGCACGGGTCGTCACCGGCGGCAACGTTCCTTCGCACCTCGAGAAGGGTTTCTTCGTCGAGCCAACGGTTTTCGCCGATGTCGACAACCGGATGACGATCGCCCAGGAGGAGATCTTCGGCCCGGTGCTGTCGGTCATCGGATTCGACGACGACGACGATGCGGTGCGAATCGCCAACGACTCCATCTACGGCTTGTCGGGCGTGGTATTCGCCAACGACCTGGACCGGGCCAAGTCGGTCGCGAGCCGGATCCGCACAGGAACCCTCGGAATCAACGGCGGTCTCTGGTATGGCGCAGACGCCCCCTTCGGCGGCTACAAGCAATCCGGCATCGGACGGCAGTGCGGCATCGAAGGCCTCGAAATCTTCACCGAAACCAAGACTGTCGGCTGGCCGAAGGAGGCGTAG
- the frmA gene encoding alcohol dehydrogenase B: MKSRAAVLRGVGIDWEVTDIELDPPRAGEVLVKMAYAGICHSDEHFYTGDSVPSPEMEELMRASGVTVPEWFPMLGGHEGAGIVEEVGPEVRALKPGDHVAVSFFPACGTCRWCVTGHTYLCDVGADIYSKAMTTDGTCRRHVGDEDLMAMMQVGTFSEFVVASERSLVKINDWVPLEAASLVSCGVTTGFGSGSVAAGTEPGDTVVVVGVGGIGMNAVQGAKVAGAKHIVAVDPNEFKREIAPTFGATHTAVDAHAALELVKEITWGVMADRVVLTPGVVPADLVMVALMLLRKGGTCVLTGMAKVSDLMVPLSLPDMVSSCKTLKGVLYGEMNPREAMPRLLSMYEAGTLKLDELITQKYKLDDINEAMKDLRSGSNIRGVIAF, from the coding sequence ATGAAATCACGTGCGGCCGTGTTGCGCGGTGTGGGCATCGACTGGGAAGTCACCGACATCGAACTCGACCCGCCCCGCGCCGGTGAGGTTCTGGTCAAGATGGCCTACGCCGGGATCTGCCATTCCGACGAACACTTCTACACCGGCGACAGCGTGCCCAGTCCAGAGATGGAAGAGCTGATGCGAGCCTCCGGCGTGACGGTGCCGGAGTGGTTCCCGATGCTCGGCGGACACGAGGGCGCCGGCATCGTCGAAGAAGTCGGCCCCGAGGTGAGGGCGCTCAAACCCGGTGACCACGTAGCGGTTTCGTTCTTTCCCGCCTGTGGAACCTGCCGCTGGTGCGTGACCGGACACACCTATCTGTGCGACGTCGGCGCCGACATCTACAGCAAGGCCATGACCACCGACGGCACGTGCAGGCGCCACGTCGGCGACGAAGACCTGATGGCGATGATGCAGGTCGGCACGTTCTCCGAATTCGTGGTCGCGTCCGAGCGCTCACTGGTCAAGATCAACGACTGGGTGCCGTTGGAAGCGGCCTCCCTCGTATCCTGCGGTGTCACAACAGGTTTCGGTTCCGGCTCGGTGGCGGCAGGAACTGAACCCGGCGACACCGTCGTGGTGGTGGGTGTGGGCGGCATCGGCATGAACGCCGTGCAGGGTGCCAAGGTCGCCGGCGCCAAGCACATCGTCGCCGTCGACCCGAACGAGTTCAAACGCGAGATCGCTCCCACCTTTGGCGCCACGCACACCGCCGTCGACGCCCACGCCGCCCTGGAACTGGTCAAGGAGATCACCTGGGGCGTCATGGCCGACCGCGTCGTACTGACGCCGGGAGTTGTGCCGGCCGACCTCGTGATGGTGGCGCTGATGCTGCTGCGCAAGGGCGGCACCTGCGTCCTCACCGGCATGGCTAAGGTCAGCGACTTGATGGTCCCGCTGAGCCTGCCCGACATGGTGAGTTCTTGTAAGACCCTCAAGGGGGTGCTCTACGGCGAGATGAACCCGCGCGAAGCCATGCCGAGGCTGCTGTCGATGTACGAGGCGGGCACTCTCAAGCTCGACGAACTGATCACTCAGAAGTACAAGCTGGACGACATCAACGAGGCGATGAAGGATCTGAGATCCGGGAGCAACATCCGTGGGGTCATCGCTTTTTAG
- a CDS encoding Stage II sporulation protein E (SpoIIE), whose product MTSDRSVGTEAPGEAAGWQAVPHPVVMVDRSGVIRGLSDSARSLLPDAEVGARFADTAPPWLTYAHVRFLRDQSADAAQASTMGELTGRNFEARPSALPGGEVAWWLVEDTHRTLRDAHEELARERERAALLDDVSAVLMASLNFERCMETTAQMAERHLADAAVVVAPVRGERMPIVCSGADGAAEHRSVEADPAEVSGLSEALRGFPPVPSRWIDPASVPDWLIPSHFVGQVGSVLITPLPGHGVPAGALVLLRRDSHTAFSENEERFARLFASRAGAALSAARLYAEQSAITRTLMRELLPPALTPNGDFELAGGYRASADHELVGGDFYDVHPAVDADGETLVVLGDVCGKGLEAAVLSGKIRNTLQALAPLADQHEAVLKLLNSALLTPDNSRFATVVLASVAHRDGQLKLRLTCAGHPPPLIVRNDGTVEQTDTRGMLVGALPQFKARSTEVSLAPGETCLLYTDGLSEARGGPLGQEAFGEERLIGALAQCAALPAEAVVERMMMLASQWVTDREHDDMAVVAITAPRRTHLSAVDGHTAGRYIA is encoded by the coding sequence ATGACCAGCGACAGAAGCGTGGGAACCGAGGCGCCGGGTGAAGCTGCCGGCTGGCAGGCCGTTCCTCACCCCGTGGTCATGGTCGACCGCTCAGGTGTCATTCGCGGGCTGAGCGACTCCGCGCGGTCCCTCTTGCCGGACGCCGAGGTCGGGGCCAGGTTCGCCGACACTGCGCCGCCGTGGTTGACGTACGCGCATGTCCGATTTCTGCGAGACCAGTCCGCCGACGCCGCGCAGGCGTCGACCATGGGGGAGCTCACAGGACGCAATTTCGAGGCACGCCCCTCGGCGCTGCCCGGCGGTGAGGTCGCGTGGTGGCTGGTCGAAGACACCCACCGGACGCTGCGGGATGCGCACGAGGAACTGGCAAGGGAACGCGAGCGCGCTGCGCTTCTCGACGATGTCTCGGCGGTGCTGATGGCCTCGCTGAACTTCGAGCGCTGCATGGAGACGACGGCGCAGATGGCGGAGCGTCACCTGGCGGACGCCGCGGTGGTCGTCGCACCCGTCAGAGGTGAGCGGATGCCGATCGTCTGCAGCGGAGCCGACGGCGCCGCAGAACACCGCAGCGTGGAAGCCGACCCCGCCGAGGTTTCGGGCCTCAGCGAGGCGCTTCGCGGGTTCCCGCCGGTCCCGTCGCGCTGGATCGACCCCGCGTCGGTGCCCGACTGGTTGATTCCCTCGCACTTCGTCGGGCAGGTCGGATCGGTCCTGATCACACCGCTGCCCGGCCACGGCGTTCCGGCAGGCGCACTCGTGTTGTTGCGCCGCGACTCGCACACGGCATTCAGCGAGAACGAGGAACGGTTCGCGCGGCTGTTCGCGTCACGCGCGGGCGCGGCGCTCTCCGCGGCGCGGTTGTATGCCGAACAGTCGGCGATCACCCGCACCCTGATGCGCGAACTGCTGCCCCCTGCGTTGACGCCGAATGGGGATTTCGAGCTCGCAGGCGGCTACCGCGCGTCGGCAGACCACGAGCTGGTCGGTGGCGACTTCTACGACGTCCATCCCGCCGTGGACGCCGACGGCGAAACCCTTGTCGTCCTCGGTGACGTCTGCGGCAAGGGCCTGGAGGCCGCGGTACTCAGCGGCAAAATCCGCAACACGCTGCAGGCGCTCGCGCCACTGGCCGATCAGCACGAGGCGGTGCTCAAGCTGCTCAACAGCGCGCTGTTGACCCCCGACAACAGCCGTTTCGCCACCGTGGTGCTCGCCTCCGTCGCGCACCGCGACGGTCAGTTGAAGTTGCGGCTGACCTGCGCCGGGCACCCACCCCCGCTGATCGTGCGAAACGACGGAACGGTGGAGCAGACGGACACCCGTGGAATGTTGGTCGGTGCGCTGCCCCAGTTCAAAGCGCGCTCGACGGAGGTCTCGCTCGCCCCCGGCGAGACATGCCTGCTCTACACCGACGGCCTGTCCGAAGCCCGCGGCGGCCCACTCGGCCAGGAGGCCTTCGGCGAAGAACGCCTGATCGGTGCGTTGGCGCAATGCGCGGCGCTGCCCGCCGAAGCGGTTGTCGAGCGGATGATGATGCTTGCCTCGCAGTGGGTAACCGATCGGGAACACGACGACATGGCCGTCGTGGCCATCACGGCGCCGCGCCGGACACATCTCAGTGCGGTCGACGGCCACACTGCAGGCAGGTATATAGCGTGA
- a CDS encoding putative cobalamin binding protein: MSRPDIGAGTAATDPAAVRERLWKAALDGDEQAAVAVLFAAVDAGLTPEDALLEVIAPVQRRVGAEWAANRITVAQEHAATAINDRVIAALSQHRSGESTDEAGRVTVACVDGEWHALPARLLAEVLRLRGWRVDFLGAQVPTPHLIAHLHQHAPDAVALSCSIPTRLPTAHAAITACQAAGVSVLVGGAAFGPDGRYARLLGADAWAPDARAAAQCLRADIGRLRLTPNRQAADQLPHLADQEYSMISTAKPQLVKSTVAELENRFPAMRDYSEAQREHTTEDIAHIVDFLATALYIDDHELFTGFIVWTAEVLSSRDVPAASLIPALELLSAQLQDFPRAQRHLAAARTTLASDTTSIA; encoded by the coding sequence GTGAGCAGACCGGACATCGGCGCGGGAACAGCCGCGACCGATCCCGCAGCGGTGCGCGAGCGACTGTGGAAAGCGGCGCTCGACGGTGACGAACAGGCCGCGGTTGCAGTCCTCTTCGCGGCGGTGGACGCAGGACTGACGCCCGAGGATGCGCTACTCGAGGTGATCGCGCCCGTCCAACGCAGGGTCGGCGCGGAATGGGCGGCCAACCGGATCACCGTCGCCCAGGAGCACGCGGCCACCGCGATCAACGACCGCGTCATCGCGGCTCTGTCGCAGCACCGCTCCGGCGAATCCACCGACGAGGCCGGGCGGGTCACCGTGGCCTGCGTGGACGGGGAATGGCACGCGCTTCCCGCCCGGCTGCTCGCGGAAGTTCTGCGCCTGCGCGGCTGGCGGGTGGACTTTCTCGGCGCCCAGGTGCCGACTCCGCACCTGATCGCGCATCTGCATCAGCACGCACCCGACGCGGTCGCGCTGTCGTGCTCGATCCCCACTCGCCTGCCCACCGCGCACGCCGCGATCACGGCGTGCCAGGCCGCGGGCGTCTCGGTGCTCGTCGGCGGCGCCGCGTTCGGCCCCGACGGCCGCTACGCACGGCTTCTCGGTGCCGACGCGTGGGCACCGGATGCCCGGGCCGCCGCGCAGTGCCTGCGCGCCGACATCGGTCGACTACGCCTCACCCCGAACCGGCAGGCGGCGGACCAGCTACCGCACCTGGCCGACCAGGAGTACTCGATGATCAGCACCGCCAAACCGCAACTGGTCAAGTCCACCGTCGCCGAGTTGGAGAACCGCTTCCCCGCGATGCGGGACTACAGCGAGGCGCAACGCGAACACACCACCGAGGACATCGCGCACATCGTCGACTTCCTCGCGACCGCGCTCTATATCGACGACCACGAGTTGTTCACCGGGTTCATCGTGTGGACGGCCGAGGTGCTCAGTTCCCGTGACGTACCGGCGGCCTCGCTGATCCCCGCACTGGAGCTGCTGTCCGCTCAGCTGCAAGACTTTCCCCGAGCTCAGCGCCACCTGGCCGCTGCGCGCACCACCCTGGCCTCCGACACCACATCGATCGCATGA
- a CDS encoding anti-sigma-factor antagonist, whose amino-acid sequence MKLTLKSDVTIPSARIHVAGDLDYGHTASLVDAVSEMLATNTGVKDLHLDFTELAFLDSTGLSALLVIHREVTRSGVVLHLDNRPRQLDRVLEITGLLEHLTSGEATASPRPDEIEIG is encoded by the coding sequence ATGAAGCTCACCTTGAAGTCTGACGTCACGATTCCCTCGGCACGCATCCACGTCGCGGGCGACCTCGACTACGGACACACCGCGTCCCTGGTGGATGCCGTCTCCGAAATGCTCGCCACCAATACCGGCGTGAAAGACCTGCACCTCGACTTCACCGAGCTGGCGTTCCTCGATTCCACCGGGCTGTCGGCGCTGCTGGTGATCCACCGGGAGGTGACACGCTCCGGTGTCGTGCTGCACCTCGACAATCGGCCACGACAGCTCGACCGCGTCCTCGAGATCACCGGCCTGCTCGAACATCTGACCTCTGGTGAGGCCACCGCTTCCCCACGTCCCGACGAAATCGAGATCGGTTGA
- a CDS encoding MOSC domain-containing protein gives MAGRVSALQRYPVKSMLGEVRDRVRIGPLGIDGDRRYALIDEETGRVATAKHPRRWSTLLQCASTTGEDGSVTVTLPDGRSMPVTEAAEPLSELLGRTVHVADERAAGVVLERSDPMEVLAHGIDAEFEPVLLELGQGAPGGAFVDHSPVHLITTATLDAIGVGAAEGLRYRPNVVIDVGSEPFVENEWVGAQIQLGEATLRVTLPTPRCAVPTLRHGATERLPDAVRYLLDHNRVEVPGFGKAPCAGVYAEVVAVGAVSIGDKVRVG, from the coding sequence ATGGCCGGACGGGTGTCCGCACTGCAGCGCTACCCCGTGAAATCGATGCTCGGAGAAGTACGCGACCGGGTCCGGATCGGGCCGCTGGGCATCGACGGCGACCGCCGGTACGCCCTCATCGACGAGGAGACCGGACGAGTCGCCACCGCCAAGCACCCGCGGCGATGGAGCACCCTGTTGCAGTGCGCGTCGACGACCGGCGAGGACGGAAGCGTCACGGTTACCCTGCCCGACGGGCGAAGTATGCCGGTCACCGAGGCGGCCGAGCCGCTGTCCGAACTGCTCGGGCGCACAGTGCATGTCGCCGACGAGCGGGCTGCCGGCGTGGTTCTCGAGCGCTCCGATCCGATGGAGGTGCTCGCACACGGCATCGACGCCGAGTTCGAACCGGTGCTGCTCGAACTCGGGCAGGGTGCACCCGGCGGCGCGTTCGTCGACCACTCGCCGGTGCATCTGATCACCACTGCCACGCTCGACGCGATCGGCGTGGGCGCGGCTGAGGGGCTGCGGTACCGACCCAACGTTGTCATCGACGTCGGGTCCGAGCCCTTCGTCGAGAACGAATGGGTGGGAGCCCAAATCCAGCTCGGTGAGGCCACGCTACGCGTCACCCTGCCCACCCCACGCTGCGCCGTCCCGACACTGCGACATGGTGCGACCGAACGACTTCCGGATGCCGTGCGGTACCTGCTGGACCACAATCGCGTCGAGGTGCCGGGCTTCGGTAAGGCGCCGTGTGCGGGGGTCTACGCCGAGGTGGTCGCCGTCGGCGCCGTCAGTATCGGCGACAAGGTGCGAGTCGGATAG
- the budC_1 gene encoding short-chain dehydrogenase gives MTKPSPSGKTVFITGAAAGIGRATALTFARNGFVVGGYDIDEVGLKSLADDIEQLGGVVHTGHLDVTDPDEMAARVRDFAEAAGDRLDVMINNAGILRAGRFEEMDIAGHHKEIDINAKGVVNGLYAAYPYLRKTPNSVVVNLSSASAIYGQAELANYSATKFFVRGITEALDIEWNRYGIRVIAMWPLYVQTAMTQDVKTGTTDSLGIRLTAQDIADAILEAIEPSRLRRAIHQVHFPVGKQTKVMTIASRFSPGWLTRYANKKLSRS, from the coding sequence ATGACGAAACCCTCCCCCTCAGGTAAGACCGTTTTCATCACCGGGGCCGCCGCCGGTATCGGGCGAGCCACGGCGCTGACGTTCGCCCGCAACGGATTCGTCGTCGGCGGCTACGACATCGACGAAGTCGGGCTCAAGTCGCTGGCCGACGACATCGAGCAGCTGGGCGGTGTCGTGCACACCGGCCACCTCGACGTCACCGACCCCGACGAGATGGCCGCGAGGGTGCGGGACTTCGCCGAGGCCGCCGGTGACCGGCTCGACGTGATGATCAACAACGCGGGGATCCTGCGCGCCGGTCGCTTCGAGGAAATGGACATCGCCGGCCACCACAAGGAGATCGACATCAACGCCAAGGGTGTGGTCAACGGTCTATATGCGGCGTACCCCTACCTGCGTAAGACCCCGAACTCGGTCGTGGTGAACCTGTCCTCCGCGTCGGCGATCTACGGTCAGGCCGAGCTGGCCAACTACAGCGCCACGAAGTTCTTCGTCCGCGGGATCACCGAGGCGCTCGACATCGAGTGGAACCGCTACGGCATCCGGGTCATCGCGATGTGGCCCCTATATGTGCAGACGGCGATGACCCAGGACGTCAAGACCGGAACGACGGACTCGCTCGGCATCCGGCTGACCGCACAGGACATCGCCGACGCGATCCTCGAGGCCATCGAACCGTCGCGGCTGCGGCGCGCCATCCACCAGGTGCACTTCCCCGTCGGGAAGCAGACCAAGGTGATGACCATCGCCTCCCGGTTCTCGCCGGGTTGGCTGACCCGTTACGCGAACAAGAAGCTGTCACGATCCTGA
- the yeiH gene encoding Uncharacterised protein, which yields MTEQTTTTKPQTSPSGVGYVVAGVLVVLALGAVTRYLEAHVPQWADGTAFERVAKSIEFPVYAIALGLLGNVVLSRLALRDALSRGFRTEFFIKTGLVLLGASINLKVLVTAAGPAIVQALLLISIVFGFTWWLGGVLRLEDKLRALLASAVSICGVSAAIAAAGAVQAKREQLAYAASLVIAFALPSIFLLPWLADVFNLSDAVAGAWIGGNIDTTAAVAASGAIAGEDALQIATIVKTTQNALIGVVAIALTAYFALKVERKSGAEARPSIGQFWERFPKFVLGFVAASIVGTLYLAWGGDKSAISTVNDLRTWFLIFAFVAIGLEFSLRGLREAGWRPVALFASATVVNIVVALGLAVVLFGNFQVG from the coding sequence GTGACCGAACAGACGACCACGACGAAGCCGCAGACCTCACCCTCGGGGGTCGGCTACGTCGTCGCCGGGGTACTCGTGGTGCTCGCGCTGGGGGCCGTCACGCGCTACCTGGAAGCGCACGTGCCGCAGTGGGCCGACGGCACCGCGTTCGAGCGCGTCGCGAAATCGATCGAATTCCCGGTCTACGCCATCGCTTTGGGCCTACTGGGCAACGTCGTGCTGTCACGCCTGGCCCTACGCGACGCACTGTCGCGCGGTTTCCGCACCGAGTTCTTCATCAAGACCGGTCTGGTGCTGCTCGGCGCATCGATCAACCTCAAGGTGCTCGTCACCGCGGCGGGCCCGGCCATCGTCCAGGCGCTGCTGTTGATCTCGATCGTCTTCGGCTTCACCTGGTGGCTGGGCGGAGTGCTGCGACTCGAGGACAAACTGCGCGCGCTGCTCGCGTCGGCGGTGTCGATCTGCGGGGTGAGCGCGGCCATCGCAGCGGCAGGTGCCGTGCAGGCCAAACGCGAGCAACTCGCCTACGCGGCATCTCTGGTCATCGCGTTCGCGCTGCCGTCGATCTTCCTGTTGCCTTGGCTGGCAGACGTTTTCAACCTCTCCGACGCGGTGGCCGGCGCCTGGATCGGCGGAAACATCGACACCACCGCCGCCGTCGCGGCATCCGGCGCCATCGCCGGTGAGGACGCGCTGCAGATCGCGACGATCGTCAAGACGACCCAGAACGCGCTGATCGGGGTCGTCGCAATCGCGCTGACCGCCTACTTCGCGCTGAAGGTGGAGCGCAAATCGGGCGCCGAGGCGCGGCCGTCGATCGGGCAGTTCTGGGAGCGCTTCCCCAAATTCGTGCTCGGCTTCGTCGCCGCGTCGATCGTGGGCACGCTGTATCTGGCGTGGGGCGGGGACAAGTCGGCGATCAGCACGGTCAACGACCTGCGGACGTGGTTCCTGATCTTCGCGTTCGTCGCGATCGGTCTCGAGTTCTCGCTGAGGGGACTCAGGGAAGCCGGTTGGCGACCGGTGGCGTTGTTCGCCTCGGCGACCGTGGTGAACATCGTCGTGGCACTGGGTCTGGCCGTCGTGTTGTTCGGGAACTTCCAGGTCGGTTAG
- the yhfQ gene encoding Fe3+-hydroxamate ABC transporter periplasmic protein, with amino-acid sequence MTAGAALVTAGFTAGCGSDKPGAVAKDGSVTVKHAFGETKIPAPPKRVVSAGLTEQDDLLALGVVPVAVTDWFGGEPFAVWPWARAKLGSAQPAVLSLAEGIQVDQIAGLNPDLIVATNAGLDSDTYSRLSEIAPTVAQAGAEAFFEPWKQQATTIGQAVFKHDEMQALLVAVGDKFIAVAESNPGFAGKSAALLHGQLDNGEPQALTPAWRTEFLTAMGLSVTDGLGADVLIWATESDEEQSALLAEPRVAERGTANVFTGKELAGAIAFASPLSYPLVADQLPARIAQALA; translated from the coding sequence ATGACCGCCGGCGCGGCGCTCGTCACGGCGGGATTCACGGCCGGCTGCGGTTCGGACAAACCCGGCGCCGTGGCCAAGGACGGCTCGGTCACCGTCAAGCACGCCTTCGGCGAGACCAAAATCCCCGCGCCGCCCAAGCGGGTGGTCAGCGCCGGATTGACCGAGCAGGACGACCTGCTCGCGCTCGGCGTCGTACCGGTCGCGGTGACCGACTGGTTCGGAGGCGAACCGTTCGCGGTATGGCCCTGGGCGCGAGCCAAACTCGGCTCTGCACAACCCGCCGTGCTCAGCCTCGCCGAGGGCATTCAGGTCGACCAGATCGCAGGGCTGAACCCCGACCTCATCGTCGCCACCAACGCCGGACTCGATTCGGACACCTACTCGAGGCTGTCGGAGATCGCGCCGACCGTCGCGCAGGCCGGTGCCGAGGCGTTCTTCGAGCCGTGGAAACAACAGGCCACCACCATCGGGCAGGCGGTGTTCAAACACGACGAGATGCAGGCGCTGCTCGTCGCCGTCGGCGACAAGTTCATCGCGGTCGCCGAAAGCAATCCCGGTTTCGCGGGCAAGTCGGCGGCGCTGTTGCACGGCCAACTGGACAACGGAGAACCGCAAGCCCTGACGCCCGCATGGCGCACCGAGTTCCTCACCGCCATGGGCCTGAGCGTCACCGACGGACTCGGCGCCGACGTGCTGATCTGGGCCACCGAGTCCGACGAGGAACAGTCTGCGCTGCTGGCCGAGCCGAGGGTCGCCGAGCGCGGCACGGCGAACGTCTTCACGGGCAAGGAACTCGCGGGCGCGATCGCCTTCGCCTCACCGCTGTCCTATCCCCTGGTGGCCGACCAACTGCCGGCGCGCATCGCCCAAGCCCTCGCCTGA